Proteins from a genomic interval of Piscinibacter sp. HJYY11:
- a CDS encoding sigma-54-dependent Fis family transcriptional regulator encodes MAQDISQLLPLDPHRVLKLAAKSMFDVFEQLAMGMMVVDREHRIVWISEGYKRFLPGLGISGPDDFVGRPVEEVVPNTLMGSVVDSGRPVLVDLLTNQAGTFLVTRLPLHDAQGRVIGAIGMVLLDHPGTNMQPLMTKFTRLQRELDDARKQLAVQRRSRYTIASFIGTSPAAVGLKSMALRVANTESTVLLLGETGTGKEVLAQAIHAASPRSAGPFIGINIAAIPESLLEAEFFGVAPGAFTGAGTKARDGKFKMASGGTLFLDEVGDMPLPLQAKLLRVLQEQEVEPLGANEVVRVDVRVIAATSRDLPAMVASGEFRADLFYRLNVLPIRLPALRERLSDLGALADALLADIARCSGMPQRMLTPDALEILMGQRWPGNVRELRNVLEQASVMTDDLQLTPAHLANVLPGRAAPTSPLRLAVDEPDQHAATPHAADSIRPLPDLMADLERNAIGAALRATAGNRVAAAKLLRISRATLYEKLVLYPELRNVGAIPR; translated from the coding sequence ATGGCACAAGACATTTCCCAGCTGTTGCCCCTGGATCCTCACCGCGTGCTCAAGCTCGCGGCCAAGTCGATGTTCGATGTGTTCGAGCAGCTGGCGATGGGCATGATGGTCGTCGACCGCGAGCACCGCATCGTGTGGATCAGCGAAGGCTACAAGCGCTTCCTGCCCGGCCTCGGCATCAGCGGTCCCGACGACTTCGTCGGCCGGCCGGTGGAAGAGGTGGTGCCCAACACGCTGATGGGCAGCGTGGTCGACAGCGGCCGCCCGGTGCTGGTGGACCTGCTCACCAACCAGGCCGGCACCTTCCTCGTGACGCGCCTGCCGCTGCACGACGCGCAGGGCAGGGTGATCGGCGCCATCGGCATGGTGCTGCTCGACCACCCGGGCACCAACATGCAGCCGCTGATGACGAAGTTCACCCGGCTTCAGCGCGAGCTCGACGACGCGCGCAAGCAGCTCGCCGTGCAGCGCCGCTCGCGCTACACGATCGCAAGCTTCATCGGCACGAGCCCCGCCGCGGTGGGCCTGAAGAGCATGGCCCTGCGCGTGGCCAACACCGAGAGCACGGTGCTGCTGCTGGGCGAGACCGGCACCGGCAAGGAGGTGCTGGCGCAGGCCATCCATGCGGCCTCGCCCCGCTCGGCGGGCCCGTTCATCGGCATCAACATCGCCGCCATCCCCGAGAGCCTGCTCGAGGCCGAGTTCTTCGGCGTGGCGCCCGGCGCCTTCACCGGCGCGGGCACCAAGGCGCGCGACGGCAAGTTCAAGATGGCCAGCGGCGGCACGCTCTTCCTCGACGAAGTGGGCGACATGCCGCTGCCGCTGCAGGCCAAGCTGCTGCGCGTGCTGCAGGAGCAGGAGGTCGAGCCGCTGGGGGCCAACGAGGTGGTGCGCGTCGACGTGCGCGTGATCGCCGCCACCAGCCGCGACCTGCCGGCGATGGTCGCTTCGGGCGAGTTCCGCGCCGACCTGTTCTACCGCCTCAACGTGCTGCCGATCCGGCTGCCCGCGCTGCGCGAGCGCCTGTCCGACCTGGGGGCGCTTGCCGATGCGCTGCTTGCCGACATCGCCCGCTGCAGCGGCATGCCGCAGCGCATGCTGACGCCCGATGCCCTCGAGATCCTGATGGGCCAGCGCTGGCCGGGCAACGTGCGCGAGCTTCGCAACGTGCTGGAGCAGGCGAGCGTGATGACCGACGACCTGCAGCTCACGCCGGCCCATCTGGCCAACGTGCTGCCCGGTCGTGCCGCGCCGACGAGCCCGCTGCGGCTCGCGGTCGACGAGCCCGATCAACACGCCGCGACGCCCCATGCGGCCGACTCGATCCGCCCCTTGCCCGACCTGATGGCCGACCTGGAGCGCAATGCGATCGGTGCGGCCCTGCGCGCGACGGCGGGCAACCGCGTCGCCGCGGCCAAGCTGCTGCGCATCTCGCGCGCCACGCTGTACGAGAAGCTGGTGCTGTACCCGGAGCTGCGCAACGTTGGCGCCATTCCGCGCTGA
- a CDS encoding S8 family serine peptidase: MKSFLFRATAVSAMVVLLAALPAHAGSPVGKASPTAAPPVVRLGVAAPAPATPRSEALRQKSQQLLVKFREGVTVPQMQSLMTGFSATRLDGFYQPRRLQALAARMQSWRVVSFAPGTNVSSVYQGLLRRSEVETVAPNAILRVQATPNDLDSRLWGLHNTGQTGGRADADIDAPEAWNTITQASNVTVAVIDTGVDYRHPDLAANMWTNPGEIPGNGIDDDGNGYIDDVHGYDFANNDGDPMDDNSHGTHVAGTIGAVGNNSLGVVGVAWRTKIMALKFIGADGYGLTADAINAILYAADMGAKVSNNSWGGLAWDRGGVLYSKPLQDAIQTAADAGMLFVAAAGNDGTFTDEHSTAVPAGLPVANIISVAATDHQDALAWFSNHGAVEVDIAAPGVSILSTVPNGGYDSFQGTSMASPHVAGAAALLFAQNPGITYHEVKAILMNRADVVPGTATKVVSGGRLNLNKAVRFRSGADCQATSATPAAHITAGRAYACGLSNLYACAVGSNQQIGSRSSYTPVSLVRSRDNAYATGVCKAGDMPPRITLSGDTEKYLLVGTAYTAPSATAQDREDGVLTSKIRVTGNVNTATPGHYVLQYDVSDSAGNLAVPEKRLIHVVAEDRPPIVDLIGPHCRMPLICIPMYIAQNSTFVEPGYFAYDELDGDLTGSVTRAGTVLTNTSQIGRYQVLYDVVDTRGQHNAARDSVYRDVFVLHPQLPRIFVDKPTVRIARGYCCFSPDAFAVDLRDGGLINMETTGSVNAEVAGTYVLNFRAVDSDGNVATASQTVYVINDVTAPTITLNGATTITVQRGQPFNDPWANATDDLDPWPSVNSSGSVDTTVLGTYTLQYWATDATGNRSNNVSRTVRVVESCTQTSATVAQHITAARAVACGTSNLYGCAIGSNDNLGSRYGTTAVIVREQPAGSNYFYRGACPAQ; encoded by the coding sequence ATGAAGTCGTTTCTTTTCCGCGCCACCGCCGTGTCGGCGATGGTCGTGCTGCTGGCGGCCCTGCCGGCGCACGCCGGCAGCCCGGTGGGCAAGGCATCGCCCACGGCCGCACCACCGGTCGTGCGCCTCGGCGTCGCGGCACCCGCGCCCGCCACGCCGCGCAGCGAGGCGCTGCGGCAGAAGTCGCAGCAGCTGCTCGTCAAGTTCCGCGAGGGCGTGACGGTGCCGCAGATGCAGTCGCTGATGACGGGCTTCAGCGCCACGCGCCTCGATGGCTTCTACCAGCCGCGCCGCCTGCAGGCACTGGCGGCGCGCATGCAATCGTGGCGCGTGGTCTCCTTCGCGCCCGGCACCAATGTCTCGAGCGTCTACCAGGGCCTGTTGCGCCGCAGCGAGGTGGAGACGGTGGCGCCGAACGCCATCCTGCGCGTGCAGGCCACGCCCAACGACCTCGACTCCCGCCTCTGGGGCCTGCACAACACCGGCCAGACCGGCGGCCGTGCCGACGCGGACATCGACGCCCCCGAGGCCTGGAACACCATCACGCAGGCGAGCAACGTCACCGTCGCGGTGATCGACACCGGCGTCGACTACCGCCACCCCGACCTGGCCGCCAACATGTGGACGAACCCCGGCGAGATCCCCGGCAACGGCATAGACGACGACGGCAACGGCTACATCGACGATGTCCACGGGTACGACTTCGCCAACAACGACGGCGACCCGATGGACGACAACAGCCACGGCACGCACGTGGCCGGCACCATTGGCGCGGTGGGCAACAACAGCCTGGGCGTGGTGGGCGTGGCCTGGCGCACGAAGATCATGGCGCTCAAGTTCATCGGTGCCGACGGCTACGGCCTCACGGCGGATGCCATCAACGCCATCCTCTACGCGGCCGACATGGGCGCCAAGGTGTCGAACAACAGCTGGGGCGGCCTCGCGTGGGACCGTGGCGGCGTGCTGTATTCCAAGCCGCTGCAGGACGCCATCCAGACCGCGGCCGACGCGGGCATGCTCTTCGTGGCCGCGGCCGGCAATGACGGCACCTTCACCGACGAGCACTCCACCGCGGTGCCTGCCGGCCTGCCGGTGGCCAACATCATCAGCGTGGCCGCGACCGACCACCAGGACGCGCTGGCCTGGTTCTCCAACCACGGCGCGGTGGAGGTCGACATCGCCGCGCCCGGCGTGAGCATCCTCTCCACCGTGCCCAATGGCGGCTACGACAGCTTCCAGGGCACCTCGATGGCATCGCCCCACGTGGCGGGCGCTGCGGCACTGCTCTTTGCGCAGAACCCCGGCATCACCTACCACGAGGTGAAGGCCATCCTGATGAACCGTGCCGACGTGGTGCCCGGCACCGCCACCAAGGTGGTGAGCGGCGGGCGGCTCAACCTCAACAAGGCCGTGCGCTTCAGGAGCGGGGCCGACTGCCAGGCCACCAGCGCCACGCCGGCCGCGCACATCACGGCGGGGCGGGCCTATGCCTGCGGCCTGAGCAACCTCTACGCCTGTGCCGTGGGCTCCAACCAGCAGATCGGCTCGCGCAGCAGCTACACGCCGGTCTCGCTGGTGCGCTCGCGCGACAACGCCTACGCCACGGGCGTGTGCAAGGCGGGCGACATGCCGCCGCGCATCACGCTCAGCGGCGACACCGAGAAGTACCTGCTCGTCGGCACGGCCTACACGGCCCCGTCGGCCACGGCGCAAGATCGCGAGGACGGCGTGCTCACGAGCAAGATCCGCGTCACCGGCAACGTGAACACCGCCACGCCCGGCCACTACGTGCTGCAGTACGACGTGAGCGACTCGGCCGGCAACCTGGCCGTGCCCGAGAAGCGCCTCATCCACGTGGTGGCCGAAGACCGCCCGCCCATCGTCGACCTGATCGGCCCGCATTGCCGCATGCCGCTCATCTGCATCCCGATGTACATCGCGCAGAACTCGACCTTCGTCGAGCCCGGCTACTTCGCCTACGACGAGCTCGATGGCGACCTGACCGGCAGCGTGACCCGTGCCGGCACCGTGCTCACCAACACCTCGCAGATCGGCCGCTACCAGGTGCTCTACGACGTGGTCGACACCCGCGGCCAGCACAACGCGGCGCGCGACAGCGTCTACCGCGACGTCTTCGTGCTGCACCCGCAGCTGCCGCGCATCTTCGTCGACAAGCCCACGGTGCGCATCGCCCGCGGCTACTGCTGCTTCTCGCCCGACGCCTTCGCGGTCGACCTGCGGGATGGCGGTCTCATCAACATGGAGACGACGGGCAGCGTCAACGCCGAGGTGGCCGGGACCTATGTGCTCAACTTCCGCGCCGTCGACAGCGACGGCAACGTGGCCACCGCCTCGCAGACGGTGTACGTGATCAACGACGTGACGGCACCCACGATCACGCTCAACGGCGCCACCACCATCACCGTGCAGCGCGGCCAGCCCTTCAACGACCCGTGGGCCAACGCGACCGACGACCTCGACCCCTGGCCGAGCGTCAACAGCTCGGGCAGCGTCGATACCACCGTGCTCGGCACCTACACGCTGCAGTACTGGGCGACCGACGCCACCGG